One Ancylobacter novellus DSM 506 genomic window, CCCTCGCGGTGATGCCGAAGCTGATGCAGTACAAGGTGCCGATGCTGGTCGAGACCTCCTCGTCGAGCAAGATCACGCTGCAGGGCAACCCTTACGTCTTCCGCATCTCGGCGCCGTCGTCGCTGGAGGCGGAGAACCTCGCGAAGGTCCTCGACAAGTTCAACATCAAGAAGGCCGACTTCCTGGTCATCAACAATGACTGGGGCCGGGGCTCGGCGACGGACTTCTCCGCGATGCTGAAGAAGCACGGCGTCGAGGTCGGGCTGGTCGAGATCATGGACCAGTCGGCGCAGGACATGAGCGCGCAGCTCTCGAAGATCAAGGCGTCCGACGCGGACACGCTCTTCATCACCGCGGCGGTCGAGCAGCTGACCCTGGTGCTGAAGCAGGTCGAGGCGCTCGGCCTGAAGCGCCAGATCATCACCACCGGCGGCTCGCAGAATCCCGACCAGCTCATCGCGCAGGCCGGCAAGGCGACCGAAGGCACGATGCACATGGTGTTCTTCGCGCCCTGGCAGCCGGAGAAGTCGGCCTATCCGGCGAAGTCCGAAGCGTTCATCGCCGCCTGGTCCAAGAAGGGCTTCGATGCCGCCGGCCTGACGGAGAGCTATCGCGGCTATGACGGCATCAACGTCATCGCCGCCGCCATCGAGAAGGCCGGCGTCGCCGAGCCGGACGCCATCCGCAAGGCGCTCTGGGATATCAAGGCCGAAGGCCTGAACGGTCCCATCGCCTTCCAGAAGGCGGGTCCCGAGGGGCGTGAGAGCGGCCAGAGCGTGCCGGCGACCTATATCGGCAAGGTCGTCAACGGCAAGGTCGAAGTTCTTCAGTAATTGCACGGGGCGGGTCCGACAGGGCCCGCCCGTCTTTCTCGGCCTGGCAGGAAGCAGCCTCCCACTCGAGGCGGCGCGGATGAGGCATGAACGTGGACCAGTTACTCCAACACTTGGCCAATACACTGATCATGGGCGGCACCTATGCGCTGCTCGGCATCGGCCTGACGCTCATTTTCGGCATCATGCGCGTCGTCAACTTCACGCATGGCGAACTCTATGCGTTCGGCGCCTATGGCCTCTACTTCGTGGCTGTCGTGCTCGGCATGAATTTCTATGTCTCGATCCTGTTCGCCATCGCCGGCGGCATGGTTCTGGGCGCGCTGATCGAGCTGGTGCTGCTGCGCCCCAAGCGCGGGGCCGACATCGACACCACCATGCTGCTGATGATCGGTGCCTGGATCGTGCTTCAGAATACCGAGCACCTGGCCTGGGGCAGTATCGCCAAGTCCATTCCCTCGCCCTTTCCGACCGAGCCGCTGGTCATCGGACCGATTTCCCTGTCGTGGCTGCGCATCTTCGTCTTCGGCGTCGCCATCCTGCTGATCATCGCCACCTATTTCCTGATCAACCGGACCCGGCTCGGCAACGCCATGCGCGCGACCTTCCAGGACACGGACACGGCCGCGCTGATGGGCGTCAACATCCGCGCCATCTACACCATGACCTTCGCCCTCGGCTCGGGCCTCGCGGCCGCCGCCGGCGCGCTGCTGGGCCCGGTCTTCGTGGTGACGCCGACCATGGGCGACCTGGCCTCGCTCAAGGCGTTCGCCATCGTCATCCTCGGCGGTCTCGGAAACATCACCGGTGCGACCATCGGCGGCTTCATCCTCGCCTTCGTCGAGGAGATCGGTGCCGGATACATCTCCTCCGGCTACCGCGACGCCATGGGCTTCCTGATCATCATCGTCGTGCTGCTGTTCCGGCCGACCGGCATCTTCGCGCGCGTGGAGCGGATTGGATGACCCGTCTGACCCCCATCATCGTTCTGCTGTTCTTCGCCTCCGTTCCCTGGTGGCTGACGGACCAATATCTCCTCCACACGCTCATCACGACCGGCATCTTCATCCTCGCCGCGATGAGCCTGAACCTGCTGCTCGGCTATACCGGGCAGCTCAGCCTCGGCCATGTCGCGTTCTTCGGCATCGGCGCCTATACCAGCGCGCTGACGGCGCTCGGCTTCGACGTCGAGCTGTTCGGCCTGTTCCGGGTGGTCCACGAGCCGTGGCCGCCGGTGCTGGGGCTGCTGTTCGGGACGCTCGTCGCCGCCCTCTGCGGCTTCGTGATCGGCAAGCTCTCCTTCCGGGTGCGCGGGGCCTATTTCGTCATCGTCACCATCAGCTTCGCGGAGGTGACGCGGCTCGTCTCGCTGAACTGGGTGGAGCTGACGCAGGGCCCGCTCGCGCTTCCCGGCATTCCCCCGCTGACGATCGGCTTTCCCGGACTGGGCTACATGACGCTGTGGGAGAAGACCGAGAACTACTATGTCGTCCTCGCCTTCATCGTCCTCGCCTACATCCTCATCAAGCGGCTGGTGAACTCCCGCTTCGGCCGGGCGATGATCGCGCTGAAGGGCAATGAATCGCTGGCGACGTCGGTCGGCATCGACGTGACGCGCTACCTCGTGATCGCCGCGATCGTCTCGGCCGGCATGGCCGGCTGCGCCGGGGCGCTCTACGCCCATTACATCCAGATCATCGACCCGATGATCTTCATGTTCCTCAACACGGTGACGATGGTCATCATGGTCATCACCGGCGGAAAGGGCACGCTGGCCGGCCCGCTGGTCGGTGGGCTGATCTTCGGCCTCGCCCCGGTGGTGCTGCGTTCCTATGTCGGCCCGGAGATCCAGTGGATCCTCTACGGCCTGCTGATGATCGTGGTGGTGTTCGTGCTGCCGCAGGGCATTGTCCCGGCCATCGAGCAATGGTTCAACCGGGCGAAGGCGGAGCCGCTCCGCGAGCCGTCCGTCGCCGGGAAAGGAGAGCGGGCATGAACGCGCCTGTTGCGGCGACCGCTGCGCTCGAGCGGCCGGTCGCGCTCTCCATCGAGCATGTGGCGGTCCATTTCGGCGGACTGGTCGCGATCTCCGACCTGCACTTCACCGTCGGCGAAGGCGAGCTCGTCAGCCTGATCGGGCCCAACGGCGCCGGCAAGACGACGGCCTTCAACGTCATCACCGGCTTCCTGCGCCCGACCAAGGGCAAGGTGGTGTATCGCGGCACGCCGCTGACCGGCCTGAAGCCGCATGAGGTGACCAAGCTCGGGCTGGTGCGCACCTTCCAGCGCACCAGCGTCTTCGACAGCTGCACGGTCTTCGAGAATGTGCTGATGGGCCTGCACCGGCGCGTCCACATCGGCCTTGTGGCCACCATTCTCGCGCTGCCGAGCAGCACGCGGGCCGAGGCGGAGCTGCGCGAGCAGGCGTGGGAAATCCTGCGCCTCGTCGGCATCGAGCACCGTGCGTCGGAACTCGGCGGCAGCCTGCCCTATGGCGAGCAGCGCCTGCTCGGTGTCGCGCTGGCGCTGGCGACGAACCCGAGCGCACTGCTGCTCGACGAGCCGGTGTCGGGCATGAACCCGACCGAGACCGGCAATTTCGTGCGGCTTCTCGCGAAGATCCGCGAGCGCGGCACGACCATTCTTCTCGTCGAGCACGACATGCCGATGGTGATGGGCATCTCCGATCGCGTCGTCGTTCTCAACAATGGTCGCCTGATCGCGGAAGGCCCGCCGTCGGTCGTGCAGAACGACCCCGAGGTGATCCGCGCCTATCTTGGCCAGGGAGCTAAGAGTGCTTGAGATACGCAACATCGTCTGCCGCTATGGCAAGGTCACGGCGCTCAAGGGCATCAGCCTGACCGTCCCGCAGAACAAGCTGGTGGCGCTGATCGGCGCCAACGGCGCCGGCAAGAGCACCACGCTGCGCTCGATCTCCGGCCTCGTGCCGCCGGTCAGCGGGCAGATCCTGTTCAAGGGCGTGGACATCACGCGTGCCTCGCCGGCCCGCATCCTCTCGCTGGGCATCGCCCACTGCCCGGAGGGGCGGCGCGTCTTTCCGCACATGACGGTGGCGGAGAACCTGGCGATGGGCAGCTATCTGCGCCGGGACCGGGCGGCGGTGGAGACGGATCTCGAGCGCACCTTCGAGCAGTTTCCCCGTCTGGCGGAGCGGCGCCGGCAAGTGGCCGGCACGCTCTCCGGCGGCGAGCAGCAGATGCTCGCCATCGGCCGGGCGATGATGTCGCGTCCCTCGCTGATCCTCTTCGACGAGCCCTCGCTGGGCCTCGCCCCGAACATCGTCGAGCGCACCTTCGAGATCATCTGCGGCATCCGCGACAGCGGCACCACCGTGCTGATGGTGGAACAGAACGCCTATTCCGCGCTGGAGATGTGCGACTACGCCTATCTCCTCGAGACCGGCTCCATGGCGCTGGAAGGCCCGGGCGAGCAGATGATCAGCAATCCGCATGTGCGTGAGGCCTATCTGGGCGGGGGCATGGCGCATAGCCTCTAGCTCCCTGCCGGCCGGCATAGCGCCGCGCCAGCCTCCTCTTCTCATCCGACAGGGCCGTCGCCGCAGACCCGGCGACGACCCTGTTTTTTTTGCGCGCCGCGATGTCTTGTGAGCCCGGCATAAAAAAAGCCCCGGCAGGGGAATGCCGGGGCGTCGAGTCGAGGGATGGGAAGATGCGGGATCAGCCCTCGGCGGCCTCGCACCAGTCGAGGATGCTGAGCGCCATGACCTTGATCGCGGTGACGTAGTCGTCGATCGAGACATACTCGTCATTGGCGTGCATCACGGCCGTCGAGCCGGGACCGAAGATGACGGTCGGCGTATCGGCGTAGAGGTTCAGGAAGCGGGTGTCCGCCGCGCCCTGACGGCCGCTGATGACCGGGGCCTTGCCGGTGATCTCCTTGTAGACGTCGCTCACCGTGGTCACGATGGCGTGGTCGCGCGGGATTTCGGACGCCTGCGCATCGTAGCCGACGAACCGAACCACCGGCGGGTGGTCCTTCATCCACGGATCCTCGGCGGCGGCCTTCGCGATCTGATCGACCAGGCTCTGCTTGACGCCCTCATGGTCCTCGCCCGGCACCGTTCCGATGCTGCCCTTGAGCAGGCAGGTCGCCGGGAAGGCGCTCGGATAATTGCCGGCTTGGAAACTGCCGATCAGGCAGGGAAGGGAATCTATCGCGCTGGGGTAAAGCGGGTGGGACACGGTGGCGACGCGGTGCGCCTCCAGCGCGTTGACCGCCTGCGTGATCTTGTAGCCGAGCTCGATGCCGCTCACGCCCAGATAGCGCTGCTGCACGCCGGCCGGCTTGCCCTGGATCTCGATCTCGAACCAGATGCGGCCGATGCAGGCCGGCTGGACGGCGAGGTCGCTGGTTTCGCCGGAAATGCCGGCATCCGCCTTGTAGCCGCGGATCACCGTGTCGAGCGTGCCGTGGCCGCTGACTTCCTCGTCGATGACGACGTTGATGTAGACGTCGCCCTTCAGCTTGACGCCGGCGGCCTGCAGGAACTGCACGGCGAGGATGTGGCTGGCGACGCCGCTCTTCATGTCGCAGGAGCCGCGCCCGTAGACGCGCCCGTCCTTGATCGCGGCCGACCACGGATTGTCACTCCACCCCTCTCCGTTGCCGACCGGGATGACGTCGGTGTGGCCGTTGAGGAGCAGCGACCGGCCGCCGCCCTGGCCCTTCCAGGTGGCGACGATGTTCGGACGGTTCTCATAGCCGCGGTCGACCGGCCGGTAGCCGGGGTGCTTCTTCAGCTCCTCCCAGTCGGTCTCCCACATGTCGACGTCGAGGCCGATGCCGGCCATGTACTTGGACAGATAGTCCTGGATGGCGGCCTCGTCCCCGGTGACGCTGGGGATGGAGACCATCTTCTGCAGGAAAGCGACCGCCTGGTCGCGATTGGCGTCGATGACCGACAGGATGTCCTGCCGCGAGACGGTGCTCATGAATTGTCTCCGTGACCTGAAGGGAGAGCAGGGCGGCGGTGCCGCCCCGCGGCGCTGCGGACCTCAGCTGGCCTTGAGGCGCGGAATGATTTCGCGGGCGATCGTTTCGATCTGGTCCATCTGATACTTGTAGGGAACGAAGATGATCTTCTGGACGCCGGCGTCGAGATGCTCCTTCAGCTGGGCGACGCACTCGTCGACCGAGCCCATGATGGCGCTCTCGCGGGTGCAGTCGCTGTGCTCGGGGAAATCCCATTCCTTGTTGAGCCAGTCCATCATGTCCTCGCGGACCGCGTCCTTGGACGGGCCGACCATGATCGGCAGCTGCGAGGCGTTCATGACCTGGCTCGGATCCTTGCCGGCCTCCTTGGCGAAGCCGAGCACCTTGTCCCAGGACTTCTTGAAGTCTTCGGCGCGGTAGAAATAGGTCAGCCAGCCATCGCCGGTGGCGCCGGCGCGCTTGAGCGCCGCATCGGCATAACCGCCGATCAGGATGGGAAGATGCGGCTGCGCGGGCTTGGGATACATCACCGCCTTCGACAGCTTGTAGTTCAACTGCACGCCGGTGGCCTCGTCCTCGATCTTGTAGTCGCCGGTGACGAGTTCCTCGGTCCAGAGGCGGCGCATGATCTCGAGATTCTGGTCCATGATCTTGCCGCGCTTGCCGAAGGGCAGGCTCATGGCGTCGAATTCGCGCTTGTACCAGCCCGCGGCCATGCCCATGACGAGGCGGCCGTTCGACAGCTGGTCCATCGACGAAAGCTGCTTGGCAAGGGCGACCGGGTTGCGGAGCGGCAGCACCAGAATGCCGGTGCCCATGCGGATCTTGGTGGTGCGGGCGGCGATGCCGGTCAGCGTGGTGAGCGAGTCGATGATCGGGAAGTTCGGGTCGACGCCCAGCAGCATGTGATCCCAGACCCAAACGGAATCATAGCCGAGTTCCTCGACGCGAACGCCATAGTCAACCAGAGCGCGGGCATCGGGCATGCTGGGGTAGGCGACGAAGTTCCGCGCCGCGATGCCGAACGTCTTGGACAGCATAGTCATTGAATTCCTCCCAGGAATATTTGGCTCATCCGATGAAGAGGCGTTCGGGATCGAGCACGCGCAGCGTGGCGAGCTCTTTCTCCGTCGGCGGCTCTGTGGTGCCGAGCTGGTCGTCGAAGGTCAGGTCGAAGCCGGTGTTGTCCTGCACCTCCTCACGGCTGACGCCGGGATTGAGGGCGAGCACCTTGATGCGGCGGTCGGTGTCGTCGAAGCCGAAGACCGCGAGCTCGGTGATGACGCGGAACATGCCACCCATCGGCAGGCCGCTCTCGGCGCGCGAACGGCCGCCGCGGATGAAGCCGGGGCTGGTGATGAAGTCGACCTGCTCCACGAAGCGGCGCTTCTCGTGCTTCATCGCGACGATCATGTTGGTGAGGCTGGAGATGTCGTTGCCGCCGCCCGTGCCGGGAAGGCGCGTCTTCGGATGCGCGGGATCGCCGATGAAGGACGAGTTCAGGTTGCCGAACTGGTCGATCTGCGCGCCGCCCATGAAGCCGACATCGACATAGCCGCGCTGGAGCAGCAGCAGGACATCGGCGCT contains:
- a CDS encoding ABC transporter substrate-binding protein, which gives rise to MMSRGLVKKIGVAGALALALGAGAAAADDIAIGVNMPLTGAFAASGTFVADGARIAADEINARGGVLGKKVRLVIEDNKSNPTEAAAVAEKLIVRDKVPVMMGAWGSSLTLAVMPKLMQYKVPMLVETSSSSKITLQGNPYVFRISAPSSLEAENLAKVLDKFNIKKADFLVINNDWGRGSATDFSAMLKKHGVEVGLVEIMDQSAQDMSAQLSKIKASDADTLFITAAVEQLTLVLKQVEALGLKRQIITTGGSQNPDQLIAQAGKATEGTMHMVFFAPWQPEKSAYPAKSEAFIAAWSKKGFDAAGLTESYRGYDGINVIAAAIEKAGVAEPDAIRKALWDIKAEGLNGPIAFQKAGPEGRESGQSVPATYIGKVVNGKVEVLQ
- a CDS encoding LLM class flavin-dependent oxidoreductase, coding for MTMLSKTFGIAARNFVAYPSMPDARALVDYGVRVEELGYDSVWVWDHMLLGVDPNFPIIDSLTTLTGIAARTTKIRMGTGILVLPLRNPVALAKQLSSMDQLSNGRLVMGMAAGWYKREFDAMSLPFGKRGKIMDQNLEIMRRLWTEELVTGDYKIEDEATGVQLNYKLSKAVMYPKPAQPHLPILIGGYADAALKRAGATGDGWLTYFYRAEDFKKSWDKVLGFAKEAGKDPSQVMNASQLPIMVGPSKDAVREDMMDWLNKEWDFPEHSDCTRESAIMGSVDECVAQLKEHLDAGVQKIIFVPYKYQMDQIETIAREIIPRLKAS
- a CDS encoding ABC transporter ATP-binding protein produces the protein MLEIRNIVCRYGKVTALKGISLTVPQNKLVALIGANGAGKSTTLRSISGLVPPVSGQILFKGVDITRASPARILSLGIAHCPEGRRVFPHMTVAENLAMGSYLRRDRAAVETDLERTFEQFPRLAERRRQVAGTLSGGEQQMLAIGRAMMSRPSLILFDEPSLGLAPNIVERTFEIICGIRDSGTTVLMVEQNAYSALEMCDYAYLLETGSMALEGPGEQMISNPHVREAYLGGGMAHSL
- a CDS encoding ABC transporter ATP-binding protein, with translation MNAPVAATAALERPVALSIEHVAVHFGGLVAISDLHFTVGEGELVSLIGPNGAGKTTAFNVITGFLRPTKGKVVYRGTPLTGLKPHEVTKLGLVRTFQRTSVFDSCTVFENVLMGLHRRVHIGLVATILALPSSTRAEAELREQAWEILRLVGIEHRASELGGSLPYGEQRLLGVALALATNPSALLLDEPVSGMNPTETGNFVRLLAKIRERGTTILLVEHDMPMVMGISDRVVVLNNGRLIAEGPPSVVQNDPEVIRAYLGQGAKSA
- a CDS encoding ArgE/DapE family deacylase; its protein translation is MSTVSRQDILSVIDANRDQAVAFLQKMVSIPSVTGDEAAIQDYLSKYMAGIGLDVDMWETDWEELKKHPGYRPVDRGYENRPNIVATWKGQGGGRSLLLNGHTDVIPVGNGEGWSDNPWSAAIKDGRVYGRGSCDMKSGVASHILAVQFLQAAGVKLKGDVYINVVIDEEVSGHGTLDTVIRGYKADAGISGETSDLAVQPACIGRIWFEIEIQGKPAGVQQRYLGVSGIELGYKITQAVNALEAHRVATVSHPLYPSAIDSLPCLIGSFQAGNYPSAFPATCLLKGSIGTVPGEDHEGVKQSLVDQIAKAAAEDPWMKDHPPVVRFVGYDAQASEIPRDHAIVTTVSDVYKEITGKAPVISGRQGAADTRFLNLYADTPTVIFGPGSTAVMHANDEYVSIDDYVTAIKVMALSILDWCEAAEG
- a CDS encoding branched-chain amino acid ABC transporter permease — encoded protein: MDQLLQHLANTLIMGGTYALLGIGLTLIFGIMRVVNFTHGELYAFGAYGLYFVAVVLGMNFYVSILFAIAGGMVLGALIELVLLRPKRGADIDTTMLLMIGAWIVLQNTEHLAWGSIAKSIPSPFPTEPLVIGPISLSWLRIFVFGVAILLIIATYFLINRTRLGNAMRATFQDTDTAALMGVNIRAIYTMTFALGSGLAAAAGALLGPVFVVTPTMGDLASLKAFAIVILGGLGNITGATIGGFILAFVEEIGAGYISSGYRDAMGFLIIIVVLLFRPTGIFARVERIG
- a CDS encoding 3-oxoadipate--succinyl-CoA transferase subunit B; its protein translation is MTDTRNYTASEILAVLSSRQLTDGQVVFAGVGIPLLAATLAQRLDCPGLTILFEGGVVGAFVEPGKLPPSTNDQRCTKRANMVLGSADVLLLLQRGYVDVGFMGGAQIDQFGNLNSSFIGDPAHPKTRLPGTGGGNDISSLTNMIVAMKHEKRRFVEQVDFITSPGFIRGGRSRAESGLPMGGMFRVITELAVFGFDDTDRRIKVLALNPGVSREEVQDNTGFDLTFDDQLGTTEPPTEKELATLRVLDPERLFIG
- a CDS encoding branched-chain amino acid ABC transporter permease — its product is MTRLTPIIVLLFFASVPWWLTDQYLLHTLITTGIFILAAMSLNLLLGYTGQLSLGHVAFFGIGAYTSALTALGFDVELFGLFRVVHEPWPPVLGLLFGTLVAALCGFVIGKLSFRVRGAYFVIVTISFAEVTRLVSLNWVELTQGPLALPGIPPLTIGFPGLGYMTLWEKTENYYVVLAFIVLAYILIKRLVNSRFGRAMIALKGNESLATSVGIDVTRYLVIAAIVSAGMAGCAGALYAHYIQIIDPMIFMFLNTVTMVIMVITGGKGTLAGPLVGGLIFGLAPVVLRSYVGPEIQWILYGLLMIVVVFVLPQGIVPAIEQWFNRAKAEPLREPSVAGKGERA